From one Mytilus trossulus isolate FHL-02 chromosome 10, PNRI_Mtr1.1.1.hap1, whole genome shotgun sequence genomic stretch:
- the LOC134688039 gene encoding uncharacterized protein LOC134688039 produces the protein METKIRHIHKFIQNVQTPQSRHIDSHTTTHTLNPETILFVPTHNIANPHNAQSFENPSVQASHTFNTQQSTFSSASSHRLPKLSLPIFSGNILEWQTFWDSYESAVHLNLSLTNVQKFNFLKAQLEYEALDSIAGFALTNVNYDEAVNLLKERFGQQDKIINAYMQALLEIPSPRNQITSLRSFYDKMESYVRGLEALGQTQETYGTLLVPIIMKKLPGEVRQHLAQEHRIQTWVLRDLRRSILDEINIMDAGQELESTNHLPTTSSFFAGAKSAKSKSVKNIETRPCVFCHEIHAPTQCSKITDTESRMIIVKREKLCFNCLGKHRINDCKSKHTCRNCNKKHHTSLCKSRPTNNIKPVNEVNHRNGSSNSANTNFHANYNQSSNPSNPPSTNVQLVNELHDTEEDTTILYSQSTESRSNVLLKTAVSQVGSNQHFIETNILFDEGAQRSFLTQNLANKLNLQIEGTEIIHLSAFGGEEKNTRHLEKTTIYLKTDAGHVLPIKVLIVPMIATPLQNHIRNIDTQNGYLRGLKLPHTMTQQDSFDISLLVGADHYWDIVEDHIVRGIGPTAVKSKIGYLLSGPTYSKKTNTSKTNMFNVLISHKDEEYNLERFWNLESIGINSKELDEDDETTYITAYQDRSIEFRENKYFARLPWKQDHDELPTNLAVTKRRTENVIKRLTQNPDMLKKYGNIIQEQERRGFIERVDETAETQGIIHYIPHHPVQKESSTTPIRIVYDCSCHQSPNSPSLNDCLLDTPPKLNDLTKILMRFRANPVAITTDIEKAFLHVGLNEDDQDATRFLWLSNPSDPTSNLQTYRFKSVLFGATCSPFMLNATILKHLHRYNSTTATLMERDLYVDNILTSLQNEDDANTYYKEARTMMKEAGFNLRSWTSNSENIRTLAKTENVLDKDINTKVLGMLWNSKSDDLMYQKCEIQLRDIVTKREILKHSSKIYDPLGILSPVTIRAKMLIQDLWKSKLDWDEPVMENFKATWINVASDLEKATQIVFPRYYFSSNSTSTQFELNVFCDASPKAYGATAYLNNGTETTLVMAKSRVAPVKNLTLPQLELMAAVIGTRLASHVKSTFECKNMVFWSDSCIVLHWIKSSKPLKRFIANRVGEITESTNQHEWRYCLTEYNPADLLTRGIDADQYINSVIWKKGPNWLTTRTKWPELTPTSKTVLTITGENDDEEFQNNDVHTDYYGISNIIDISKYGTFRKLIRVTAYVQRFISNCRYTKHLRKSGVLTTNDINIAVRSWILDCQKSSYSAEIKSLQDTRNKNTMKYPRIRQLGLFIDDDGLVRCNGRIHNAPIPENTKFPYLIPANQPLTKLIVIDAHERSLHSGLNATLTYVRQSYWVPTLRQFVKKLLNKCVICRKVMGKSYNKPDPPPLPKIRVQEASPFTVTGVDYTGALYVKDSERTLKKAYICLFTCASTRAVHLEVVPNLSEHSFIQAFRRFVSRKSLPKILVSDNATTFIAGSAEIKRLCESDIVKNTLSTHGVEWRFIPKRAPWYGGFWERLIALTKTSLKKVLGRSQVNMETLQTVVTEIETILNDRPLTYPSSDIKDCEALTPSHLLYGRRISTLPYPQSEIDNFLDPTYMGHKDLNKSVHRQTQLIQHFWKRWKSEYLTSLREFHRTIGKNEQLINKGDIVQIHNECPRINWKIGIVTELARGNDGLVRSARIRTSTGETTRPIAKLYPWK, from the coding sequence ATGGAAACAAAGATTCGCCACATACATAAGTTCATACAAAATGTCCAAACACCACAGTCCCGTCATATTGATTCACATACAACAACCCACACTTTAAATCCAGAAACTATACTGTTTGTACCAACACACAACATAGCCAACCCACACAACGCACAGTCGTTTGAGAACCCGTCTGTACAAGCCAGTCATACGTTCAACACACAGCAAAGCACATTTTCGTCAGCTAGTAGTCACCGCCTACCCAAACTTTCGCTTCCAATATTCTCAGGGAACATCTTAGAATGGCAAACTTTCTGGGACTCATATGAGTCGGCCGTACACCTTAACTTGTCActtacaaatgtacaaaaattcaatttctTGAAAGCACAGCTAGAATATGAAGCACTTGATTCTATAGCGGGGTTCGCACTTACAAATGTAAACTACGATGAAGCCGTAAATCTATTAAAAGAGAGGTTCGGTCAACAAGACAAAATCATAAATGCATACATGCAGGCATTATTAGAAATCCCTTCGCCTAGAAATCAGATAACAAGCTTACGAAGCTTTTACGATAAAATGGAAAGTTACGTCAGGGGATTAGAAGCTTTAGGTCAGACACAAGAAACATACGGCACTCTACTTGTTCCAATTATTATGAAGAAATTACCCGGGGAAGTCAGACAACATCTCGCGCAAGAACACAGAATACAAACTTGGGTATTACGGGACCTCCGTAGGAGCATTTTAGATGAGATTAATATAATGGACGCAGGACAAGAGTTAGAGTCGACAAACCATTTGCCCACAACATCGTCTTTCTTTGCCGGAGCGAAATCGGCAAAGTCCAAATCTGTCAAGAATATTGAGACAAGACCTTGTGTGTTTTGTCATGAAATACACGCACCTACCCAGTGCAGTAAAATAACCGACACAGAATCACGTATGATAATAGTAAAACGTGAAAAGTTATGCTTTAACTGCCTTGGTAAACACAGAATAAATGATTGTAAATCTAAACACACATGTAGAAATTGTAATAAGAAACACCATACAAGCTTGTGTAAATCACGTCCAACAAACAACATAAAACCAGTGAATGAGGTAAACCATAGAAACGGGAGTAGTAACTCAGCAAATACGAACTTCCACGCGAATTATAACCAGAGCAGCAACCCGTCAAACCCGCCATCGACAAACGTTCAACTCGTTAATGAACTTCATGATACAGAAGAAGATACTACCATTTTGTATTCTCAATCGACAGAATCGCGATCAAATGTACTTTTGAAAACCGCCGTATCTCAAGTAGGCTCAAATCAGCACTTTATCGAAACGAATATTCTATTTGACGAAGGAGCTCAAAGATCGTTTTTGACGCAGAACTTAGCGAATAAACTCAATTTACAGATAGAAGGAACAGAGATAATACATTTATCGGCATTTGGAGGTGAAGAGAAAAACACGAGACACTTAGAAAAGACAACAATCTATCTGAAAACCGATGCCGGACACGTATTGCCAATCAAAGTACTGATAGTACCGATGATCGCCACGCCTCTACAGAATCACATACGTAATATTGATACACAGAACGGTTATTTACGTGGTTTGAAGTTACCACACACGATGACACAGCAAGATTCGTTTGATATATCCTTGCTTGTAGGTGCAGATCACTACTGGGACATTGTAGAAGACCATATTGTACGGGGAATCGGTCCGACCGCCGTGAAATCCAAGATCGGATATTTGCTTTCGGGACCTACATACAGTAAGAAAACTAACACATCGaaaactaacatgtttaatgttttaatatcaCACAAAGATGAAGAATACAATTTAGAGAGATTTTGGAATTTAGAATCAATAGGTATAAATAGTAAGGAGTTAGACGAAGACGACGAGACCACCTACATAACAGCATATCAGGACAGATCAATTGAATTCAGAGAAAATAAGTATTTCGCTaggttaccatggaaacaggaCCATGATGAATTGCCTACAAATTTAGCAGTCACGAAGAGAAGGACAGAAAACGTCATTAAAAGACTTACCCAAAACCCTGATATGTTAAAGAAGTACGGGAACATTATACAAGAACAGGAACGAAGGGGGTTCATAGAGAGAGTGGATGAAACAGCTGAAACTCAAGGAATAATACACTATATTCCTCATCATCCAGTACAGAAGGAATCAAGCACTACGCCTATCCGAATCGTTTATGACTGCAGTTGCCACCAGTCGCCTAATTCGCCTAGTTTGAATGACTGCCTCTTGGACACACCGCCGAAACTAAACGACCTGACAAAAATTCTGATGAGATTTAGAGCCAACCCTGTCGCCATAACAACGGATATtgaaaaggcctttttacatgTTGGCTTAAACGAAGATGACCAAGACGCTACACGTTTCTTGTGGCTCAGTAACCCATCAGACCCTACAAGTAATCTACAGACTTACAGGTTCAAATCCGTCCTTTTCGGAGCAACTTGTTCGCCGTTTATGCTTAACGCCACAATACTGAAACATTTACATCGTTACAACAGTACAACAGCTACATTGATGGAAAGAGACTTGTACGTGGACAACATTCTGACAAGTTTACAGAACGAGGATGACGCTAATACATATTATAAGGAAGCAAGAACAATGATGAAGGAAGCTGGATTCAACCTACGATCGTGGACATCGAACAGTGAAAATATACGCACGCTAGCCAAGACGGAAAATGTACTAGATAAGGACATCAACACAAAAGTACTTGGTATGTTATGGAATAGCAAATCCGATGATCTGATGTACCAGAAATGTGAGATTCAACTACGAGACATTGTAACAAAAAGGGAGATTTTGAAACATTCTTCCAAAATATACGATCCACTTGGAATACTCAGCCCCGTCACAATACGAGCAAAGATGCTCATACAGGATCTATGGAAAAGTAAACTTGATTGGGATGAACCAGTTATGGAAAACTTTAAGGCTACTTGGATTAATGTGGCAAGCGACTTAGAGAAAGCGACACAAATCGTATTTCCCAGATATTATTTCTCCAGTAATTCTACTTCGACACAATTTGAACTAAACGTATTTTGCGATGCGAGTCCAAAAGCGTATGGAGCGACTGCATATCTGAACAACGGTACCGAAACTACGTTAGTGATGGCGAAAAGCAGAGTAGCGCCAGTGAAAAACCTAACATTACCGCAATTAGAACTTATGGCCGCAGTTATTGGAACTAGACTAGCGTCACATGTAAAATCGACTTTTGAATGTAAAAACATGGTTTTCTGGTCGGATAGCTGCATAGTATTACACTGGATAAAATCATCGAAACCGTTAAAACGATTTATTGCAAATCGAGTGGGAGAAATTACAGAGTCTACAAATCAACATGAATGGAGATACTGTCTTACAGAATACAATCCAGCAGATCTCTTAACACGAGGAATTGACGCCGATCAATACATCAATAGTGTCATTTGGAAAAAAGGACCAAATTGGTTAACGACTCGAACAAAATGGCCAGAATTAACTCCTACAAGTAAAACAGTATTGACAATTACAGGAGAAAACGACGACGAGGAATTTCAAAACAATGACGTTCATACTGACTACTATGGTATAAGTAACATTATAGACATTTCGAAATATGGGACTTTCAGGAAATTGATTCGAGTAACCGCTTACGTTCAGCGGTTCATATCTAATTGCCGATATACCAAACATCTGAGAAAAAGTGGAGTCTTAACGACAAATGATATTAATATCGCGGTGCGTTCATGGATATTAGATTGCCAAAAATCTTCATATTCCGCcgaaataaaaagtttacagGACACACGAAATAAAAACACAATGAAATATCCAAGAATAAGACAACTAGGACTCTTCATAGATGACGATGGCCTTGTGAGATGCAACGGTAGGATTCACAATGCACCGATTCCAGAGAATACTAAATTTCCATATCTTATACCTGCAAATCAACCACTTACCAAACTGATAGTGATAGACGCACACGAACGTTCACTCCATTCTGGACTAAATGCTACCCTAACTTATGTACGACAATCGTATTGGGTACCGACACTCCGACAATTTGTTAAGAAGTTATTAAACAAATGTGTAATTTGCCGCAAAGTTATGGGAAAATCTTACAACAAACCGGATCCGCCACCCCTACCGAAAATAAGAGTACAGGAAGCTTCGCCATTTACCGTCACAGGAGTCGATTATACAGGTGCTTTATACGTAAAGGACTCAGAAAGAACTTTAAAGAAagcatatatatgtttatttacatgcGCATCGACAAGAGCAGTTCACCTAGAAGTAGTTCCAAACTTGAGCGAACATTCATTTATTCAGGCATTTCGGCGCTTTGTTAGCCGTAAATCTTTGCCTAAGATTCTAGTATCTGACAATGCAACTACATTCATTGCAGGATCTGcagaaataaaaagattatGTGAATCGGATATAgtaaaaaatactttatcaaCACACGGTGTCGAGTGGAGATTTATACCGAAACGTGCACCTTGGTATGGTGGATTTTGGGAGCGCTTGATTGCTCTGACGAAGACAAGTTTGAAGAAAGTGCTTGGACGATCCCAAGTAAACATGGAAACATTACAAACAGTTGTTACGGAAATAGAAACTATCTTAAATGACAGACCGCTAACATATCCATCATCCGATATCAAAGACTGTGAAGCTTTAACGCCGTCTCATCTATTATATGGAAGGCGGATTTCAACATTACCGTACCCGCAAtcagaaattgataatttcctAGACCCGACTTACATGGGACATAAAGATCTTAATAAAAGTGTACACAGACAAACGCAATTGATTCAACATTTCTGGAAAAGATGGAAATCCGAATACCTTACATCTTTACGTGAATTTCATAGGACAATCGgaaaaaatgaacaattaataaataaaggaGACATCGTACAAATTCACAACGAATGTCCGAGGATAAACTGGAAAATTGGGATCGTAACCGAACTTGCGAGAGGTAATGATGGACTTGTAAGATCAGCACGAATAAGGACCAGCACGGGAGAAACTACAAGACCAATCGCCAAATTATATCCTTGGAAGTAA